A genomic stretch from Lysobacter soyae includes:
- the hslV gene encoding ATP-dependent protease subunit HslV — MDPSQNPNVFHATTICSVRRGNRVVIAGDGQVTLGHTVMKSNARKVRRLGEQGQVLAGFAGAAADAFTLFELFEAKLQKHGQLTRAAVEMAKDWRTERRLGKLEALLAVSDKETSLVISGTGDVIEPEDGIIAIGSGGMYALSAARALMKHTDLDARAIATEALHIAGSVCIYTNDNIVFEELESTTPATVNG; from the coding sequence ATGGATCCGAGCCAAAACCCGAATGTCTTTCACGCCACCACCATCTGCTCGGTGCGTCGTGGCAATCGCGTCGTGATTGCCGGCGACGGGCAAGTGACGCTCGGCCATACCGTGATGAAATCCAACGCACGCAAAGTGCGTCGCTTGGGCGAGCAAGGTCAGGTTCTGGCGGGTTTCGCCGGTGCGGCGGCCGATGCGTTCACGTTGTTCGAATTGTTTGAAGCCAAGTTGCAGAAACACGGGCAATTGACCCGCGCCGCAGTCGAGATGGCGAAAGACTGGCGCACCGAACGCCGCCTCGGAAAGCTCGAGGCGCTGTTGGCAGTCTCCGATAAGGAAACATCGCTGGTCATCAGCGGTACCGGCGATGTGATCGAGCCCGAAGACGGCATCATCGCGATCGGTTCGGGCGGCATGTACGCACTCTCGGCCGCCCGCGCACTGATGAAACACACCGACCTCGACGCGCGCGCGATTGCCACCGAAGCGCTGCATATTGCCGGTTCGGTCTGCATCTACACAAACGACAACATCGTGTTTGAAGAGCTGGAATCGACGACGCCGGCCACGGTGAACGGCTGA
- the hslU gene encoding ATP-dependent protease ATPase subunit HslU, with protein MKKPFDIDTVSMTPREIVQELDRHIIGQQSAKRAVAIALRNRWRRMQLSDALRHEVMPKNILMIGPTGVGKTEIARRLATLANAPFVKVEATRFTEVGYVGKDVEQIIRDLADTAVKLYREQAKQRVRTQAEERAEDRVLDALLPKRAAPSGFGFQSADASNEPSAIDNDTRRKLRQQLRAGELDDREIEIETAVNVGVDIMAPPGMEEMGQQLRSMFSQISGGKTQKRKLSVKAARVVLQDEEAAALVNEDEVREAAIESCEQNGIVFIDEIDKVAKRSEGQGADVSREGVQRDLLPLVEGSTVSTKYGPVKTDHILFIASGAFHLAKPSDLIPEMQGRFPIRVELQPLEKGDFVRILTEPKAALTKQYVELMRTEDLGLSFSDDAVDRIAEIAATVNARQENIGARRLHTVLERLLETLSFDAPDKGGELVIDRAYVDAHLGELVQDPDLSRYIL; from the coding sequence ATGAAAAAGCCATTCGACATAGACACCGTTTCGATGACCCCGCGCGAGATCGTGCAGGAACTCGACCGCCACATCATCGGTCAGCAATCCGCCAAGCGTGCGGTCGCCATCGCCTTGCGCAACCGCTGGCGGCGGATGCAACTCAGTGATGCACTCCGCCATGAAGTGATGCCGAAAAACATTCTCATGATCGGACCCACCGGCGTCGGCAAGACCGAGATCGCGCGTCGCTTGGCGACCCTGGCCAATGCGCCGTTCGTGAAGGTCGAAGCCACGCGATTCACCGAAGTCGGTTACGTCGGCAAAGATGTCGAGCAGATCATTCGTGATTTGGCTGACACCGCGGTGAAGTTGTATCGCGAGCAAGCGAAGCAGCGTGTCCGTACCCAAGCCGAAGAGCGGGCAGAAGACCGCGTGCTGGATGCCTTGTTGCCGAAGCGCGCCGCGCCTTCAGGTTTCGGTTTCCAATCGGCCGACGCATCCAATGAGCCTTCCGCGATCGATAACGACACCCGCCGTAAACTTCGTCAGCAATTGCGCGCAGGCGAGTTGGATGATCGTGAGATTGAAATCGAAACGGCGGTGAATGTCGGTGTCGACATCATGGCGCCGCCGGGCATGGAGGAAATGGGGCAGCAACTTCGCTCCATGTTCTCGCAAATATCGGGCGGCAAAACCCAAAAGCGCAAGCTCAGCGTGAAAGCGGCACGCGTCGTTCTACAAGACGAAGAAGCCGCGGCCTTGGTCAACGAAGATGAAGTGCGCGAAGCCGCGATAGAGTCCTGTGAGCAAAATGGCATCGTCTTTATTGACGAAATCGACAAAGTCGCCAAGCGCAGTGAAGGGCAGGGCGCGGATGTGAGTAGGGAAGGCGTGCAGCGAGATCTATTGCCCTTGGTTGAAGGCTCCACCGTCAGCACCAAGTACGGTCCGGTGAAGACCGATCACATTTTGTTTATCGCATCGGGTGCCTTCCACTTGGCCAAGCCGAGTGATCTGATTCCGGAAATGCAGGGCCGGTTCCCGATCCGCGTCGAATTGCAGCCGCTGGAAAAAGGCGATTTTGTCCGCATCCTGACCGAACCCAAGGCGGCACTCACCAAACAGTATGTCGAGCTGATGCGCACCGAAGATTTGGGTCTGTCTTTCAGCGATGACGCAGTGGATCGGATTGCCGAAATCGCCGCTACGGTCAACGCGCGCCAAGAAAACATCGGTGCGCGCCGACTGCATACCGTGCTCGAGCGCCTGTTGGAAACCCTTAGCTTCGACGCGCCGGACAAAGGTGGCGAACTGGTGATCGATCGCGCCTACGTGGATGCGCACTTGGGTGAGTTGGTGCAGGATCCGGATTTGAGCCGGTATATTTTGTAA
- a CDS encoding DUF484 family protein, translating into MSDNEERLGAHEVAVWLRRHPTFLQQFPDLALTLVVPRDEGPTASLASYQLEVLRDKNRELNRRLHELAVNAQENERLAVRVHQLTLALMKQSTAADTMKVMAAILEEDFQGERVRILSLAPIEGVGHVDWYGLLPPDSLEQGPFKDCMRDGEPLSGRLNADKHVALYGSHADEVESSVLIPVHGRALVAVGSKDPNRFYPGMGTLFVRMMGEALGTALARFD; encoded by the coding sequence GTGAGCGATAACGAAGAACGTTTGGGTGCGCATGAAGTTGCGGTGTGGTTGCGCAGGCATCCCACGTTTCTCCAACAGTTTCCGGATCTGGCATTGACGCTGGTCGTCCCGCGCGATGAGGGCCCGACGGCTTCATTGGCAAGCTATCAACTGGAAGTTTTGCGGGATAAGAATCGCGAGTTGAACCGTCGCTTGCATGAGCTTGCGGTCAATGCGCAGGAAAACGAGCGTCTTGCCGTGCGTGTGCATCAGTTGACCTTGGCCCTGATGAAGCAGTCGACTGCGGCCGACACCATGAAAGTCATGGCGGCGATTTTGGAAGAGGATTTCCAAGGCGAGCGAGTGCGGATTCTGTCGCTGGCGCCGATCGAGGGCGTCGGCCATGTCGATTGGTATGGCTTGCTGCCGCCGGATAGTCTGGAGCAGGGGCCGTTCAAGGATTGTATGCGAGATGGCGAACCGCTGTCCGGTCGACTCAATGCAGACAAGCACGTCGCGCTGTATGGCTCGCACGCTGATGAAGTCGAATCCAGCGTATTGATTCCGGTGCACGGGCGGGCGTTGGTCGCCGTCGGCAGCAAAGATCCGAACCGGTTCTATCCGGGAATGGGCACGCTGTTCGTGCGCATGATGGGCGAGGCCTTGGGCACGGCGCTCGCGCGCTTCGACTGA
- the xerC gene encoding tyrosine recombinase XerC, whose product MHGTGDFIRHLRDARGMSSHTVDAYSRDLARLDAYAEAIARDVTTFGAEDIRACVADANRRGLSAKTVQRNLSAWRSYYQWLLKNAVIAANPAAGIRGPKAARKLPQVLDVDEAVQLVSIDTAAPLGVRDRAMMELFYSSGLRVSELCGLRWNALDADTGLIKVLGKGSKERVVPVGSHALAALEAWRNDSAPAHNDAFIFNGRNGAALSTRAVQKRVRELSLRQGIFKRVHPHLLRHSFASHVLESSGDLRAVQELLGHADISTTQIYTHLDFQHLAKVYDQAHPRAKRKATTEKPGETDD is encoded by the coding sequence GTGCACGGCACCGGCGATTTCATCCGGCATTTGCGCGATGCGCGCGGCATGTCGTCGCATACCGTCGATGCCTATTCGCGAGACCTGGCGCGCTTGGACGCGTATGCGGAAGCGATTGCGAGAGATGTGACAACGTTCGGCGCAGAAGACATCCGTGCCTGCGTCGCAGACGCCAATCGTCGCGGACTATCGGCGAAAACGGTACAGCGCAATTTATCGGCCTGGCGTAGTTACTACCAATGGTTGCTCAAGAACGCGGTGATCGCGGCCAATCCGGCGGCGGGAATTCGTGGCCCCAAAGCGGCACGCAAGTTGCCACAAGTGTTGGATGTGGATGAAGCCGTACAACTGGTGAGCATCGATACGGCGGCGCCCTTGGGTGTCCGGGATCGCGCGATGATGGAGTTGTTTTATTCGTCAGGCCTGCGCGTGTCAGAGCTCTGCGGCCTGCGTTGGAACGCCTTGGATGCGGACACCGGACTGATCAAGGTGCTCGGCAAGGGCAGCAAGGAACGCGTGGTACCCGTAGGTTCCCACGCCTTGGCTGCATTGGAAGCGTGGCGCAACGACTCAGCCCCGGCGCACAATGATGCCTTCATTTTCAACGGTCGCAACGGCGCGGCATTGAGCACGCGCGCGGTGCAAAAACGCGTGCGCGAACTGTCATTGCGACAAGGTATTTTCAAGCGCGTGCATCCGCATTTGCTGCGCCACAGCTTCGCCAGCCACGTGCTCGAATCCTCGGGCGATTTGCGCGCGGTTCAGGAACTGTTAGGCCATGCCGACATCAGTACCACGCAGATTTATACCCATCTGGATTTCCAGCATCTGGCCAAGGTGTATGACCAGGCGCATCCGCGCGCCAAGCGCAAAGCGACGACGGAAAAGCCGGGCGAAACCGACGACTGA
- a CDS encoding DUF5916 domain-containing protein, with product MKLPRRHLLCLSLALAAAPAWAQQVAGTTIPVIVNEPTIDGVVNEEEWKDALPVSLDYEISPGDNNKPATATHVRVAHTHDAFLVSFIAEDPDPKQIRAHLRDRDQPYRDDFVGMMMDTFNDQRRGYEFFVNPLGVQMDLIKEEVTGNEDDSWDGLWTSAGRITERGYEVEIRIPFSTLRFKNTDDIRTWGISFFRARPRDKRYQLANQKVSRDANCFLCTFEKYQGFQGIKPGRNLLVVPSVTTTNVQTRSPADRKWTGEGFDISPGLDVAWAPTTNLTLNLTVNPDFSQVESDSSQIDLSSNFALYQQEKRPFFLEGADYFNFPFQVLYTRQIANPDAGVRATGRSGAGTFAALLARDATTQLLLPGPLGSNFTVLDQKSNVFAGRYRYDFSKELSVGLISTYRSGTDYSNAVVGSDFNYQKGSHTFSGEVMRSTSTYPVALGLQDESPSGNVYSLGYSFSNRKYGFNTYYTNIDPGFRADLGFIGQVGYEKGLVGGRRSWFRDGKKIHKINLSGDYDVTYRYDGQLLESEWEANLSFSGPMQSNLQIVPLVRKRYWNGQMFNENYFRLLASFIPGPWLELGGNISSGRSIDLAATRIGRATVSEIWGTASIGQGWMFTFDAFNQTMRRDGGKAFSASSYDGTLSWQMDPKQRLRLSVQGNQIDRNPDLYAMPMQRHSRNLAAQLIYSYRVNPRTALYIGGATGGYVSDRENSLFQDSRGVFMKFSYAWAP from the coding sequence ATGAAGCTCCCCAGACGCCACCTGCTCTGCCTTTCTCTCGCACTTGCAGCAGCGCCCGCCTGGGCGCAGCAAGTGGCTGGCACGACGATTCCTGTCATCGTCAACGAGCCGACCATCGACGGCGTGGTCAACGAAGAAGAGTGGAAGGACGCATTGCCGGTGTCCTTGGATTATGAAATCTCACCCGGCGACAACAACAAGCCGGCGACGGCTACCCATGTGCGCGTGGCACATACGCACGATGCATTTCTTGTGTCTTTCATTGCCGAAGATCCGGACCCGAAGCAGATCCGCGCGCATTTGCGTGACCGCGACCAACCGTATCGCGACGATTTCGTCGGCATGATGATGGACACGTTCAACGACCAACGCCGTGGCTACGAATTCTTCGTCAATCCGCTCGGCGTACAAATGGATTTGATCAAGGAAGAAGTCACCGGCAACGAAGACGACAGCTGGGACGGCTTGTGGACCAGTGCCGGCCGGATCACCGAGCGCGGTTACGAAGTGGAAATCCGGATTCCGTTTTCAACCTTGCGGTTCAAGAATACCGACGACATCCGCACTTGGGGCATCAGCTTTTTCCGCGCACGGCCGCGCGACAAGCGCTACCAACTCGCGAACCAAAAAGTGAGCCGCGACGCCAATTGTTTCCTTTGCACTTTTGAGAAATACCAAGGCTTCCAAGGCATCAAGCCCGGTCGCAACTTGCTGGTTGTGCCGTCGGTCACCACCACCAATGTCCAAACGCGCAGTCCCGCCGATCGCAAATGGACCGGCGAGGGCTTTGACATCTCGCCGGGCTTGGACGTCGCTTGGGCGCCGACCACCAACCTGACGCTGAATTTGACCGTGAATCCGGATTTTTCACAGGTCGAATCGGACTCCTCACAAATCGATCTGAGCAGCAATTTCGCGTTGTATCAGCAGGAAAAGCGTCCGTTCTTCCTGGAAGGCGCCGATTACTTCAACTTCCCCTTCCAAGTGCTGTACACGCGTCAAATCGCCAATCCGGACGCCGGTGTTCGTGCAACGGGTCGCTCGGGTGCCGGCACATTTGCGGCGTTGCTGGCACGTGACGCCACCACGCAATTGTTGCTGCCCGGCCCCTTGGGCTCGAACTTCACCGTGCTCGATCAAAAGTCGAACGTCTTTGCCGGACGCTACCGCTACGATTTCAGCAAGGAATTGAGCGTCGGTTTGATCAGCACCTATCGGAGCGGCACCGATTACAGCAATGCCGTGGTGGGTTCTGATTTCAATTACCAAAAGGGCAGCCACACTTTCAGTGGCGAAGTCATGCGCAGCACCTCGACCTACCCGGTCGCGTTGGGTCTGCAAGACGAGAGCCCGTCAGGCAACGTGTATTCGCTCGGCTACAGCTTCAGTAACCGCAAGTACGGTTTCAACACGTACTACACGAACATCGATCCCGGCTTCCGCGCCGACCTCGGCTTCATCGGCCAAGTGGGGTATGAAAAAGGCTTGGTGGGCGGGCGTCGTTCCTGGTTCCGCGACGGCAAGAAGATCCACAAGATCAATTTGTCGGGCGACTACGACGTGACCTATCGTTACGACGGCCAGTTGCTGGAAAGCGAATGGGAAGCCAACCTGAGCTTCAGTGGTCCGATGCAGAGCAATCTTCAAATCGTCCCGCTGGTGCGCAAGCGCTACTGGAACGGCCAGATGTTCAACGAGAATTATTTCCGCCTGCTTGCCAGTTTCATCCCGGGCCCTTGGCTCGAGTTGGGTGGCAACATCTCCAGCGGACGATCCATTGATTTGGCAGCAACGCGTATCGGCCGGGCAACGGTTTCGGAGATTTGGGGCACCGCGTCCATCGGCCAAGGCTGGATGTTCACCTTCGACGCGTTCAATCAGACCATGCGCCGCGACGGTGGTAAGGCTTTCTCGGCCAGTTCGTACGACGGCACATTGAGTTGGCAGATGGATCCGAAGCAACGCCTGCGTCTTTCCGTGCAAGGCAATCAGATCGATCGCAATCCCGACCTCTATGCGATGCCGATGCAACGGCATTCGCGCAATCTCGCCGCGCAGTTGATTTACTCCTACCGGGTCAATCCGCGCACCGCCCTGTATATTGGCGGCGCCACCGGCGGCTATGTCAGCGATCGTGAGAACAGCTTGTTCCAAGACTCACGCGGTGTGTTCATGAAGTTCAGCTACGCCTGGGCACCGTAG
- a CDS encoding LLM class flavin-dependent oxidoreductase produces the protein MIPLSVLDLAPIAEGATATDSFRNTVALAQAAERAGYKRFWLAEHHNMPGIASAATSVLIGHVASQTQHIRVGAGGVMLPNHAPLQVAEQFGTLDALFPGRIDLGLGRAPGSDSAAAKALRRYYASADEFPQDVQELLALLEPAHPGQAVQAVPGAGADVQPWILGSSTFGAQLAAALGLPYAFASHFAPAMLDQALSLYHRHFKPSARLQKPQVMLAANVIVADTEAEARRLFTSVQQSFTRLRRGEPGKLPPPLASAEAFKDFASPMERAGVEQALSMSVLGTAPQVRDGVEALIAKYQPDELILTANIYDPAARVRSFELAMQALSD, from the coding sequence CTGATTCCGCTGTCGGTCTTGGACTTGGCGCCGATTGCCGAAGGGGCCACCGCCACCGATAGCTTTCGAAATACCGTTGCTTTGGCGCAGGCTGCCGAGCGTGCCGGCTACAAACGCTTTTGGTTGGCCGAACATCACAACATGCCGGGAATCGCCAGTGCCGCTACCTCGGTCCTGATCGGTCACGTCGCTTCGCAAACGCAACACATTCGTGTCGGTGCCGGTGGCGTGATGTTGCCGAATCATGCGCCCCTGCAAGTTGCCGAGCAGTTCGGTACGTTGGATGCGCTTTTCCCGGGACGCATTGATTTGGGACTGGGGCGCGCACCCGGCTCCGACAGCGCGGCCGCCAAAGCGCTGCGTCGTTACTACGCGTCGGCCGACGAATTCCCGCAGGATGTTCAAGAGCTGTTGGCCCTATTGGAGCCGGCGCATCCAGGCCAAGCTGTTCAAGCCGTACCCGGCGCGGGCGCCGACGTGCAACCTTGGATTCTGGGCTCCAGCACGTTCGGTGCGCAGCTCGCCGCAGCCTTAGGCTTGCCGTACGCGTTTGCGTCGCATTTCGCGCCGGCGATGTTGGACCAAGCGCTCTCGCTCTATCACCGCCATTTCAAACCTTCCGCACGGTTGCAAAAGCCGCAAGTCATGCTTGCCGCCAATGTCATCGTTGCTGACACGGAAGCCGAAGCGCGCCGTCTCTTCACCAGCGTGCAGCAGTCGTTTACGCGACTTCGCCGCGGCGAACCTGGCAAGTTACCCCCGCCGTTGGCATCTGCCGAAGCCTTCAAGGATTTCGCATCGCCGATGGAACGCGCCGGCGTCGAGCAGGCGCTGTCGATGTCGGTGTTGGGCACTGCACCACAGGTGCGCGACGGCGTGGAAGCTTTGATTGCGAAGTACCAGCCCGACGAGCTGATTCTCACCGCCAACATTTACGACCCCGCGGCCCGGGTGCGCTCTTTTGAACTTGCCATGCAAGCGCTGTCTGACTGA
- the lptM gene encoding LPS translocon maturation chaperone LptM, protein MKYTIPLMLASALLLSACGNKGPLVMPQKPVPVDVAEPAAKPQGEASEVTTPEADAVAVPQEGSDAPTDATSPPPTK, encoded by the coding sequence ATGAAATACACAATCCCCCTGATGTTGGCTTCCGCCTTGCTCTTGTCCGCCTGTGGCAACAAGGGTCCATTGGTCATGCCGCAGAAACCGGTACCGGTCGACGTCGCAGAGCCTGCGGCGAAACCGCAAGGCGAAGCGTCAGAAGTCACGACGCCTGAAGCGGACGCCGTCGCGGTGCCGCAGGAAGGCAGTGACGCGCCGACCGACGCCACGTCGCCGCCGCCCACGAAATAA
- the dapF gene encoding diaminopimelate epimerase produces MARLRFSKMHGIGNDFVMIDQRTNPTDLTPERCRLLADRRLGVGCDQIIGIYAAKHSNAVVAYRIWNADGSQAGQCGNGARCVAAWVQREAPGKVGQVMHLESPKGVHRAQCMADGQVQISMGVPEFTPRNIPMVGFADMQDSYALALPGFPEIHFGAVSMGNPHAVVEVDDVAGMQIEPLARAVQTDIHFPDSVNVGFAQVISRDEVQLRVYERGAGETLACGSGACAAAVVLMEHGRVARSVTVRLPGGDLQIEWPQHGQSVLMTGPTAFVFEGEFDFEGQGL; encoded by the coding sequence ATGGCTCGACTTCGCTTCAGCAAGATGCACGGGATCGGCAACGATTTCGTGATGATTGATCAACGCACAAACCCGACAGATTTGACGCCGGAACGCTGCCGACTGTTGGCGGACCGCAGGTTGGGTGTGGGTTGTGACCAAATCATTGGCATCTATGCGGCCAAACACAGCAATGCCGTCGTGGCTTACCGGATCTGGAATGCCGACGGTTCCCAAGCCGGGCAGTGCGGCAACGGCGCGCGCTGCGTTGCCGCTTGGGTCCAGCGGGAAGCACCCGGCAAGGTTGGACAAGTGATGCATTTGGAAAGTCCGAAGGGCGTGCATCGTGCGCAGTGCATGGCGGATGGTCAAGTGCAAATCTCGATGGGCGTGCCGGAGTTTACGCCGCGCAACATCCCCATGGTCGGCTTCGCCGATATGCAAGACAGCTACGCGTTGGCTTTGCCCGGATTTCCCGAAATACACTTCGGCGCGGTGTCGATGGGTAATCCGCACGCCGTCGTTGAAGTGGACGATGTTGCAGGTATGCAGATCGAGCCTCTGGCACGCGCAGTACAAACCGACATTCATTTCCCGGATTCGGTCAATGTCGGTTTTGCGCAAGTCATTTCTCGCGACGAAGTTCAACTTCGCGTCTACGAGCGCGGCGCGGGAGAGACACTGGCCTGTGGCAGTGGTGCCTGTGCCGCCGCGGTAGTGTTGATGGAACACGGACGTGTCGCGCGGTCGGTGACGGTTCGATTGCCGGGCGGTGATCTGCAAATCGAGTGGCCGCAGCACGGGCAATCGGTTTTGATGACCGGCCCCACGGCCTTCGTATTTGAAGGCGAATTCGATTTTGAAGGACAAGGACTGTGA
- a CDS encoding M1 family metallopeptidase: MRSSLIALSVASVLLAGCPNDKTTTDAGTAPATPADSAAVKPDAATAEKVVDEHSYAQPEKVQTQDVALDLAVNFDKKILTGTATLGLQWLDKSATELTLDTRDLDIQKVEAEGANGAWEPLKFKLDAADKILGSKLTIETPNRPAKVRITYATSPNASGLQWLEPSMTEGKKTPFMFSQSQQIHARSWVPLQDTPMIRFTYTAHITSPKDTMVLMSADNDPKAARDGDYSFKMPQKIPSYLMAIAAGDLVFKPISERSGVWAEPAMIDKATAEFADTEKMIATAEKLYGKYRWDRYDMLVLPPSFPYGGMENPRLTFATPTVIVGDKSLVSLIAHELAHSWSGNLVTFATDKDAWLNEGLTTYVQSRITEDLYGIDAKDMENKIDRDELEKEYKTLDPALQRLSLKPGTLADPDGSSSATVYTKGAWFMQYLENAYGREVFDPFLRGYFDHFAFQSIPTAKFRAYLQENLIDKYPGKVTMAQVDQWLFEPGIPADAPKTTSAKFDAVDKVRTAWVDTKKLPAKTETAKWSTQEWVHFVEGLPDTLSEEQLKALDAAYKFTGTPNGEIAMRWYPLTVQNNYLAARPEIAKFLERVGRRKLIMPTYNALVKTPDGLAFAKEVFAKAKPSYHPITTGSVDAVIAEAEKGATKQ; encoded by the coding sequence ATGCGTTCGAGTCTGATTGCCCTGTCCGTCGCCAGCGTGTTGCTGGCGGGTTGTCCGAATGACAAAACCACGACCGATGCCGGCACCGCGCCGGCGACGCCGGCCGATTCGGCAGCAGTGAAACCCGACGCGGCCACTGCGGAGAAAGTCGTGGACGAACATTCCTATGCGCAACCCGAGAAGGTGCAAACTCAGGACGTGGCGCTGGATCTGGCTGTCAACTTCGACAAAAAAATCTTGACCGGCACGGCGACGCTCGGCCTGCAATGGCTTGACAAGTCGGCCACCGAGCTCACCCTCGATACCCGCGACCTCGACATCCAGAAAGTCGAAGCCGAAGGTGCCAATGGGGCTTGGGAGCCGCTGAAGTTCAAACTTGACGCCGCCGACAAGATTCTTGGCAGCAAGCTGACCATCGAAACGCCGAACCGCCCGGCAAAAGTGCGGATCACCTACGCGACTTCGCCGAATGCTTCCGGTCTGCAGTGGCTCGAACCGTCGATGACCGAAGGCAAGAAGACGCCTTTCATGTTCAGCCAGTCCCAGCAAATCCACGCGCGTTCCTGGGTGCCCTTGCAAGACACGCCGATGATCCGCTTTACCTATACGGCGCACATCACCAGTCCGAAAGACACGATGGTGCTGATGAGCGCCGACAACGATCCGAAGGCCGCACGTGATGGCGACTACAGCTTCAAGATGCCGCAGAAAATCCCGTCCTACCTGATGGCCATCGCCGCGGGTGATTTGGTGTTCAAGCCGATCAGCGAACGCAGCGGCGTCTGGGCAGAGCCGGCCATGATCGACAAGGCCACGGCCGAATTCGCCGATACCGAAAAGATGATCGCAACGGCCGAGAAGTTGTACGGCAAATACCGTTGGGATCGCTACGACATGTTGGTGTTGCCGCCGTCCTTCCCCTATGGCGGTATGGAAAATCCGCGCCTGACGTTCGCGACTCCGACGGTCATCGTCGGCGACAAATCGTTGGTCTCCCTGATTGCGCATGAGCTTGCGCACAGCTGGTCGGGCAATCTAGTGACCTTCGCGACCGACAAGGATGCATGGTTGAACGAAGGCCTGACCACCTACGTGCAAAGCCGCATCACCGAAGATTTGTACGGCATCGACGCGAAGGACATGGAAAACAAGATCGATCGCGACGAGCTGGAAAAGGAATACAAAACGCTCGATCCGGCGCTTCAACGCCTGTCGCTGAAGCCGGGCACGCTGGCGGATCCCGATGGTTCCTCCAGTGCCACCGTGTACACCAAGGGCGCCTGGTTCATGCAGTATCTGGAAAACGCCTACGGGCGTGAGGTGTTCGATCCGTTCCTGCGCGGTTACTTCGATCATTTCGCTTTCCAAAGCATTCCGACGGCGAAATTCCGCGCTTACCTGCAAGAAAACCTGATCGACAAGTATCCGGGCAAAGTGACCATGGCGCAGGTCGATCAGTGGTTGTTTGAACCGGGTATTCCTGCGGATGCACCGAAAACGACGTCGGCGAAATTCGACGCCGTCGACAAGGTGCGCACGGCTTGGGTGGATACGAAGAAACTCCCGGCAAAAACCGAGACCGCGAAGTGGAGCACGCAAGAATGGGTGCACTTCGTGGAAGGCTTGCCCGACACACTGAGCGAAGAACAACTGAAAGCCTTGGATGCGGCGTACAAGTTCACCGGGACACCGAACGGTGAAATCGCCATGCGCTGGTATCCGTTGACGGTTCAAAACAACTATCTGGCGGCACGTCCTGAGATCGCGAAGTTCCTCGAACGCGTGGGGCGTCGCAAGTTGATCATGCCGACTTACAACGCATTGGTGAAAACCCCGGACGGCTTGGCCTTCGCCAAAGAAGTGTTTGCCAAAGCGAAGCCGAGCTACCACCCGATCACCACCGGTAGCGTGGACGCCGTCATTGCTGAAGCCGAGAAGGGCGCTACCAAGCAATGA
- the ubiE gene encoding bifunctional demethylmenaquinone methyltransferase/2-methoxy-6-polyprenyl-1,4-benzoquinol methylase UbiE, with protein sequence MNDNHSNDTTHFGFRDVPKEEKQKLVGRVFSSVADSYDLMNDLMSLGIHRVWKRYFVATSSVSKGDRVLDLAGGTGDIAALLKDRVGADGEIVLGDINGAMLRVGRDRMTNRGNVRGFDYVQMNAEKLPFPDNSFDLVTIAFGLRNVTEKDAALREMHRVLKIGGQARVLEFSEVTADWFKPIYDFHSFKVLPRLGKLFANDADSYQYLAESIRKHPPQKELEGMMADAGFARCDYRNLSGGIVAIHTGYKV encoded by the coding sequence ATGAACGACAACCACAGCAACGACACCACCCACTTCGGTTTCCGCGACGTTCCCAAGGAAGAAAAGCAAAAGTTGGTCGGCCGGGTATTTTCCTCGGTCGCCGACAGCTATGACCTGATGAACGATCTGATGTCCTTGGGCATCCATCGTGTTTGGAAACGTTACTTCGTGGCGACATCCTCCGTCTCCAAAGGTGACCGCGTGTTGGATTTGGCCGGCGGCACCGGTGACATCGCCGCACTGCTGAAAGATCGCGTGGGCGCTGACGGTGAAATCGTGTTGGGCGACATCAACGGCGCGATGCTGCGCGTGGGTCGCGACCGCATGACCAATCGCGGCAATGTGCGCGGTTTCGACTACGTGCAAATGAATGCCGAAAAGCTGCCGTTTCCGGACAACAGCTTTGATCTGGTCACGATTGCCTTCGGCCTGCGCAATGTGACTGAGAAAGACGCCGCGCTGCGCGAGATGCATCGTGTACTGAAAATCGGCGGACAAGCCCGTGTGCTCGAATTTTCCGAAGTGACGGCGGATTGGTTCAAACCGATTTACGACTTCCACTCGTTCAAGGTTTTGCCGCGCCTCGGCAAGTTGTTTGCCAATGATGCGGACAGCTACCAATACCTCGCCGAGTCGATCCGCAAGCATCCGCCGCAGAAGGAACTCGAAGGCATGATGGCCGACGCGGGCTTTGCGCGCTGTGACTACCGCAATTTGTCCGGCGGGATTGTGGCCATTCACACCGGCTACAAAGTCTGA